In one window of Armatimonadota bacterium DNA:
- a CDS encoding glycoside hydrolase family 99-like domain-containing protein has protein sequence MGAIRWDAWSGDNEWEKNLAPKQWRHRLPFYSRVISDKEVAVRADTQEVMDQEIAYAHAAGLDYWAYCYSLHDPSDPTKGNYALGLHLASKRRDDVKFALILMAQGYWGPKDDFPQAIDAYVRLFREPNYQTVLEGRPLVYIFYVEKMPTYFGSEAAVREALDQLRRKSVAAGLKPPYIAAQVFNARVGAEYVDTMGFDAISAYASADFSHGTQEYPYRALADANRAFWESCKATGKRVIPIVSAGWDNRPRRRDPKRYQEIYKSPPRGPWYTQPTPVELADNLRAAVEWNRQNPDCADANAVIIYAWNESDEGGWLVPTKAEGNARLEAIKKVLKATRKAR, from the coding sequence GTGGGCGCCATTCGCTGGGACGCCTGGTCAGGCGACAACGAGTGGGAGAAGAACCTGGCGCCGAAGCAGTGGCGTCACCGCCTCCCCTTCTACAGTCGGGTTATCTCTGACAAGGAAGTTGCTGTGCGAGCCGACACCCAGGAAGTGATGGACCAGGAGATAGCCTACGCACATGCCGCTGGCCTCGACTACTGGGCCTACTGCTATTCGCTGCACGACCCGTCTGACCCGACCAAAGGCAACTACGCTCTTGGACTCCACCTGGCGAGCAAGCGCCGGGACGACGTGAAGTTCGCGCTGATCCTGATGGCACAGGGCTACTGGGGCCCGAAAGACGATTTCCCGCAGGCAATTGACGCGTACGTGCGGCTGTTCCGCGAGCCCAACTATCAGACAGTGTTGGAGGGCCGGCCGCTGGTTTACATCTTCTACGTCGAGAAGATGCCGACGTACTTCGGCTCGGAGGCGGCCGTCAGGGAAGCGCTGGACCAGCTGCGTCGTAAGTCAGTGGCGGCAGGCCTCAAACCGCCGTACATCGCGGCGCAGGTGTTCAACGCGCGCGTCGGCGCAGAGTATGTTGACACGATGGGATTCGATGCGATCAGCGCCTATGCTTCAGCGGACTTCAGCCACGGCACCCAGGAGTATCCCTACCGTGCGCTCGCTGATGCCAACCGCGCCTTCTGGGAATCCTGCAAGGCGACAGGCAAGAGGGTCATCCCAATCGTCAGTGCGGGCTGGGACAACCGGCCTCGCCGGCGTGACCCGAAGCGGTACCAGGAAATCTACAAGTCGCCTCCACGCGGCCCCTGGTACACGCAACCGACGCCTGTCGAGCTGGCGGACAACCTTCGCGCCGCCGTCGAATGGAACCGCCAGAACCCCGACTGCGCGGATGCCAACGCGGTAATCATCTATGCCTGGAACGAGTCCGACGAGGGAGGCTGGCTCGTTCCTACGAAGGCCGAGGGCAACGCTCGCCTGGAAGCGATCAAGAAGGTCCTGAAGGCGACCCGAAAGGCCCGGTGA
- a CDS encoding DUF3553 domain-containing protein → AKERLYLTLAGHRFMYGVGRPTAPSRFLGDVPDELIEGALAPRPRAVTWASADSAGVEEARRIVADRGGSDTAFKPGDKVRHESFGEGMVVNSELKDGKARVTVAFPNQGVKKLDLEYTNLQKVK, encoded by the coding sequence CGCGAAGGAGCGGCTGTACCTGACGCTCGCCGGTCACCGCTTCATGTACGGCGTGGGGCGGCCGACGGCGCCGTCGCGGTTTCTCGGGGATGTCCCCGACGAGCTGATAGAAGGGGCGCTTGCGCCGCGCCCGCGAGCGGTCACCTGGGCGTCAGCCGACAGCGCGGGGGTGGAGGAGGCGCGCCGGATAGTTGCCGACCGGGGCGGCTCGGACACGGCCTTCAAGCCCGGCGACAAGGTGCGCCACGAGTCGTTCGGCGAGGGTATGGTGGTCAACTCTGAGTTGAAGGACGGCAAGGCTCGCGTGACGGTCGCGTTTCCGAACCAGGGCGTGAAGAAGCTCGACCTCGAGTACACGAATCTACAGAAGGTGAAGTAG
- a CDS encoding alkaline phosphatase family protein, whose amino-acid sequence MTASGSKLLVFGLDCATPQFVFDQWRDELPVLSSLMKQGVWGKLRSTVPPITVPAWTCMMTSQDPGMLGLYGFRNRRSYGYEDLYIANAKYVKAKTVWNYLSRQRMPSLIFGVPQTYPPKPLNGMLVASFMTPGKDVQYTYPDEIKAELDRVADGDYI is encoded by the coding sequence ATGACCGCAAGCGGAAGCAAGCTCCTCGTCTTCGGCCTCGACTGCGCCACGCCGCAGTTCGTCTTCGACCAGTGGCGCGACGAACTGCCCGTCCTTTCATCGCTCATGAAGCAGGGCGTGTGGGGCAAGCTGCGCTCGACGGTGCCGCCGATCACCGTGCCCGCCTGGACCTGCATGATGACCTCGCAGGATCCCGGCATGCTCGGGCTCTACGGCTTCCGCAACCGCCGCAGCTACGGCTACGAAGACCTTTACATCGCCAACGCCAAGTACGTCAAGGCGAAGACAGTGTGGAATTACCTCTCGCGGCAGCGCATGCCCTCCCTCATCTTCGGCGTCCCGCAGACCTACCCGCCGAAACCGCTCAACGGCATGCTCGTCGCGAGTTTCATGACGCCGGGCAAGGACGTCCAGTACACCTACCCCGACGAGATCAAGGCCGAACTCGACCGGGTCGCCGACGGCGACTACATC
- the sat gene encoding sulfate adenylyltransferase gives MIAPHGGRLVDRIVVGKEKEALERRAPDLPRLVLNSREQSDLEMISTGAMSPLEGFMCLDDYTSVLDNMRLAKGLPWAIPITLAVKEGDGGEYAEGSDIALYGEEGGLLGVLHLEEKYEVDKEHEAKMVLQTADDAHPGVQYLATIGGVYLGGRVSVVSRPQHSDFNNFRLDPKETRVLFKVRGWNTIAAFQTRNPIHRAHEYLQKCALEIVDALLIHPLMGETKSDDISAEVRMRCYLTLMENYYPKDRVAISVFPAAMRYAGPREAIFHAAVRKNYGCTHLIVGRDHAGVGKYYGTYDAQYIFREFDPAEIGITPLFFDHAFFCKRCGNMASTKTCPHGQDDHVFLSGTQVREMLARGEMPPPEFTRPEVARVLMEAPHEGAEPAR, from the coding sequence ATGATTGCGCCACACGGCGGAAGGCTGGTTGACCGGATAGTCGTCGGCAAGGAGAAGGAGGCGCTGGAACGACGCGCCCCCGATCTCCCGCGGCTCGTGCTCAACAGCCGCGAGCAGAGCGACCTCGAGATGATCTCCACCGGCGCCATGAGCCCCCTCGAGGGCTTCATGTGCCTCGACGACTACACGAGCGTCCTCGACAACATGCGCCTCGCCAAAGGCCTGCCCTGGGCGATCCCGATCACCCTCGCAGTCAAGGAAGGCGACGGCGGGGAATATGCCGAGGGCTCGGACATCGCCCTGTACGGCGAAGAGGGTGGCCTGCTCGGCGTGCTCCACCTCGAGGAGAAGTACGAGGTGGACAAGGAGCACGAGGCCAAGATGGTGCTCCAGACCGCCGACGATGCGCATCCCGGCGTCCAGTACCTCGCCACGATCGGCGGCGTCTATCTCGGCGGCCGCGTCTCCGTGGTCAGCCGGCCTCAGCACAGCGACTTCAACAACTTCCGCCTCGACCCCAAGGAGACGCGCGTCCTGTTCAAGGTCCGCGGTTGGAATACGATCGCCGCGTTCCAGACCCGCAACCCCATCCACCGCGCGCACGAGTACCTCCAGAAGTGCGCCCTGGAAATTGTGGACGCGCTGCTCATCCATCCGCTGATGGGAGAGACCAAGAGCGACGACATCTCGGCCGAGGTGCGGATGCGCTGCTACCTCACGCTGATGGAGAACTACTACCCCAAGGATCGTGTCGCAATCTCCGTGTTCCCGGCGGCGATGCGCTACGCCGGCCCGCGCGAGGCGATCTTCCACGCCGCGGTGCGCAAGAACTACGGCTGCACGCACCTCATCGTCGGGCGCGACCACGCCGGCGTCGGCAAGTACTATGGCACGTATGATGCCCAGTACATCTTCCGCGAGTTCGACCCCGCCGAGATCGGCATCACGCCCCTATTCTTCGACCACGCCTTCTTCTGCAAGCGCTGCGGCAACATGGCCTCGACCAAGACGTGCCCGCACGGCCAGGATGACCACGTCTTCCTCAGCGGGACGCAGGTCAGGGAGATGCTGGCGCGCGGCGAGATGCCGCCCCCCGAGTTCACGCGGCCCGAGGTCGCGCGCGTCCTGATGGAAGCCCCCCACGAGGGAGCGGAACCGGCCCGATGA
- a CDS encoding methyltransferase domain-containing protein, with protein MHDTCASSILDLVVCPRCLGQLRATAPANSHAGRGGTDQQVLLDCTRCGLEFPVFSGVPCMIAPTTSSRGLLKEVAARLKDTARRSRGPLPSDPLEAQRIAEDTRTAELHRRLEQWATESLAVEAGQVVLELGVGAGGTTRRLAERGARVVATDVYPWDLARIGEEGIACGAMCEAARLPFPDHTFDVTVGRSFLHHVDEFDRAATEMARVTRRGGKVAVICEPTRAITDVEASYARGSAADILGYNERVRSFLDYYRALTRAGRVDVHCTELNVALRPACELSDEEFHLIGEQLSRVDGPVDERYLYLLNFASGWCNMVATIEHDVHRSPTRDDDSEALVCTPSEYLALVMHSDAQHAAAAAEHIERIAGLSAQPPPAAAARAAPSPDPAVASIEAAVERLALAYPDASAACRAMAEPVRRLGQRAVEAEQDMARLQRAREQDVAHLGRYVRALETELNAIRNRRLYRWGEWLVLRLARLLGTSRAH; from the coding sequence ATGCACGACACATGCGCATCATCCATTCTCGACCTCGTGGTTTGCCCGCGCTGTCTCGGCCAACTCCGGGCGACAGCACCTGCCAACTCCCACGCTGGGCGAGGCGGAACCGATCAGCAGGTCCTCCTGGACTGCACGCGGTGCGGCCTGGAGTTTCCGGTCTTCAGTGGGGTGCCGTGCATGATCGCGCCGACCACATCAAGCCGCGGCCTCCTGAAGGAGGTCGCGGCCCGACTCAAGGACACCGCCCGACGATCGCGTGGCCCGCTCCCGTCCGATCCGCTTGAAGCGCAGCGCATAGCTGAAGACACGCGCACCGCCGAGTTGCACCGACGCCTCGAACAGTGGGCGACAGAGTCTCTCGCCGTGGAGGCGGGACAGGTCGTGCTTGAGTTGGGAGTTGGAGCCGGAGGAACGACACGCCGCTTAGCCGAACGCGGAGCGCGCGTGGTTGCCACAGATGTCTATCCCTGGGATCTGGCCCGCATCGGTGAGGAAGGCATCGCGTGCGGGGCGATGTGCGAGGCGGCCCGCCTGCCTTTCCCGGACCACACCTTCGACGTCACCGTCGGGCGATCGTTTCTGCACCACGTGGACGAGTTCGACCGCGCAGCAACCGAAATGGCGCGAGTCACGCGGCGCGGCGGAAAGGTCGCGGTCATCTGCGAGCCGACGCGCGCGATAACCGACGTCGAAGCCAGCTACGCGCGCGGTTCCGCCGCCGATATCCTGGGTTACAACGAGCGCGTCCGGTCGTTTCTGGACTACTACCGCGCGCTGACAAGGGCAGGCAGGGTTGACGTGCATTGCACCGAGCTCAACGTCGCCCTGCGCCCTGCCTGCGAGCTCTCCGATGAGGAGTTTCACCTCATCGGGGAGCAACTCTCTCGCGTGGACGGGCCGGTTGACGAGCGCTATCTCTACCTGCTCAACTTCGCCTCCGGCTGGTGCAACATGGTGGCCACGATCGAGCATGATGTGCACCGCAGCCCGACCCGCGACGACGACTCCGAGGCGCTCGTCTGCACCCCGTCGGAGTACCTGGCGCTCGTCATGCACAGTGATGCGCAGCACGCCGCCGCCGCCGCCGAACACATCGAGCGAATCGCCGGCCTGTCGGCGCAGCCTCCGCCCGCGGCAGCAGCGCGAGCGGCCCCTTCGCCTGATCCCGCCGTCGCCTCGATCGAGGCCGCCGTCGAACGACTTGCGCTCGCCTACCCCGATGCGAGCGCCGCCTGCCGCGCAATGGCGGAACCGGTTCGGAGACTCGGCCAAAGGGCGGTCGAGGCGGAGCAAGACATGGCGCGCCTACAGCGCGCGCGGGAACAGGACGTGGCACACCTCGGCCGCTACGTTCGCGCCCTCGAGACCGAACTGAATGCGATTCGGAATCGGCGGCTTTACCGCTGGGGCGAATGGCTGGTGCTGCGCCTCGCGCGTCTGCTCGGGACGAGCCGCGCGCATTAG
- a CDS encoding HAD family phosphatase produces MTILRLKPAAIFDIDGTLVDTRETHLRAWSEVLAEAGVEATRERLEGLFGKHSDEWVRELLPPGRECEGARIVERKNEVFASRLGELRPFPGGRELLRAVKDSGGLVAFATGATRDELQHHLRLLEAKAIADATAYDREVSAGKPAPDIYLLDAHKLGVEPAAAVAIGDSLYDVQSARAAGMDCIALLTGGFGERELRAAGAAEIYPDIGGLHDAFIEHRPSR; encoded by the coding sequence TTGACCATCCTGCGCCTCAAGCCCGCCGCGATATTTGACATTGACGGCACCCTCGTGGACACCCGCGAGACCCACCTGCGCGCGTGGAGCGAGGTGCTCGCCGAAGCCGGCGTCGAGGCAACCCGCGAGCGCCTGGAAGGGCTCTTCGGCAAGCATTCCGACGAGTGGGTGAGGGAACTCCTGCCGCCCGGGCGTGAGTGCGAAGGGGCGCGCATCGTGGAGCGCAAGAACGAGGTGTTCGCCTCGCGCCTCGGGGAACTCCGGCCCTTCCCCGGCGGGCGCGAACTGCTCCGCGCGGTGAAGGATTCCGGTGGGCTCGTGGCTTTCGCCACCGGCGCGACGAGGGACGAGCTGCAACACCACCTGCGCCTGCTCGAAGCCAAGGCGATCGCCGACGCGACCGCCTATGACCGCGAGGTGTCGGCGGGCAAGCCCGCGCCCGACATCTATCTCCTCGACGCACACAAGCTGGGGGTGGAACCCGCCGCCGCGGTCGCCATCGGCGACAGCCTCTATGACGTGCAGTCCGCGCGCGCCGCCGGCATGGACTGCATCGCCCTGCTCACCGGCGGATTCGGCGAGCGGGAACTCCGCGCGGCCGGCGCCGCAGAGATATACCCCGACATCGGCGGCCTCCACGACGCATTCATCGAGCACAGGCCGTCTCGCTGA
- the cobO gene encoding cob(I)yrinic acid a,c-diamide adenosyltransferase, with translation MPQLERGLIQVYTGDGKGKSTAAWGQALRAAGRGLRVCVIMFLKGDADLGELHAAQQLAPGITARQFGASREELASRSTGPWWQAGYTDDDRRMAREGLDFARAAIDGGEYDLVVLDEANVALSEGLLDTDEVLALLRGRPQHVEVILTGRNAPPPVLDAADLVTEMRSVKHPFDSGRPARPGIEY, from the coding sequence ATGCCGCAACTCGAGCGAGGTCTGATACAGGTCTATACCGGCGACGGCAAGGGCAAGAGCACTGCCGCCTGGGGCCAGGCGCTGCGCGCCGCGGGCCGCGGCCTGCGCGTGTGCGTCATCATGTTCCTGAAAGGCGACGCGGATCTCGGGGAGCTGCACGCCGCCCAGCAGCTCGCCCCGGGGATTACAGCGCGCCAGTTCGGCGCGAGCCGCGAGGAGTTGGCCTCCCGCAGCACCGGCCCGTGGTGGCAGGCGGGCTACACCGATGACGACCGGCGCATGGCGCGTGAAGGGCTGGATTTCGCGCGGGCCGCGATTGACGGCGGCGAATATGATCTCGTCGTCCTCGACGAAGCGAACGTCGCGCTCAGCGAGGGCCTGCTCGATACCGATGAGGTGTTGGCCCTGCTGCGCGGTCGCCCGCAGCACGTCGAGGTCATCCTGACCGGCCGCAATGCTCCGCCGCCGGTCCTCGACGCCGCCGACCTCGTGACCGAGATGCGCTCGGTGAAGCACCCCTTCGACAGCGGCCGGCCCGCCCGCCCCGGCATCGAATATTGA
- a CDS encoding DUF4838 domain-containing protein yields ELASFLKQISGAEVAVVPEAEWSRGPAIFVGPARAARRAFPGRYMRPLGHDGFVIRTSPPYLLLAGGEPRGTLYAVYTFLEDYLGCRWWTSTASTIPRHSTIRIGAINDRQVPILENREPFFADAFDGDWAVRNKANGASARLDAARGGKITYQGFVHTFASLVPPGEYFAEHPEWFAFTGGKRSDGYVQLCLTNEELKRFVAERVKEWARANPTANIISVSQNDAAGYCECPNCKALAEKEGSHAGSLLHFVNYVAREVGKEHPKVAIDTLAYQYTRKPPKYVRPEPNVIVRLCSIECNFAQPLTHPSNRTFFRDLVGWSKVSQRLYVWDYVTNFANYMWPQPNVYVLGPNVRTFVNHGVRGIFEQGSYTTLGGDMALLKAWVLAKLLWNPERDDRALIREFLNGYYGAAGPHVGKYLDLVHRDAVDNDLYLGCFVSSNSPFPSMKTTKAVQEAFDKALAAVAGQPEMEQRVRLARLPLTYVQLCRGPEGTGVEAYEALIEDFEAVVQQENIARVSEGGAVAPKMAEFRENLRVWQELPKIAPGEATVWPLPNTWKFATDPKERGEAGGWFREGFDDGKWAEVRSDRNCGWEVQGFPNYTGVGWYRQAVTVPADLADFKHLYLFFGSVDEDAWVYLNGRLAFEHTCDSTGLRPEVIWITPFAFDPRPGVKLGAANTVAVKVLNRLGMGGVYQPVYLIGANRELDIRLLEGLVARETGE; encoded by the coding sequence TGAACTGGCGTCGTTCCTGAAGCAGATCAGCGGGGCGGAGGTCGCGGTGGTTCCGGAGGCGGAGTGGTCGCGCGGCCCGGCGATCTTCGTCGGGCCGGCGCGTGCGGCGCGACGGGCGTTCCCCGGGCGCTACATGCGGCCCCTGGGCCATGACGGCTTCGTGATTCGCACCAGCCCGCCGTACCTGCTCCTGGCGGGTGGCGAGCCGCGCGGCACGCTCTACGCCGTGTACACGTTCCTCGAGGATTACCTGGGGTGCCGCTGGTGGACCTCCACGGCGAGTACGATTCCCCGGCACAGCACCATTCGAATCGGGGCGATCAACGACCGCCAGGTACCGATTCTGGAAAACCGGGAGCCGTTTTTCGCGGATGCGTTCGACGGCGACTGGGCGGTGCGCAACAAGGCGAACGGCGCCTCGGCGCGGCTGGACGCGGCGCGCGGGGGGAAGATCACCTACCAGGGGTTCGTGCATACTTTCGCGTCGCTGGTGCCGCCTGGCGAGTACTTCGCCGAGCATCCGGAATGGTTCGCGTTCACCGGCGGCAAGCGCAGCGACGGGTACGTGCAGCTCTGCCTGACCAACGAGGAGCTGAAGCGCTTCGTGGCGGAGCGCGTCAAGGAATGGGCGCGGGCGAACCCGACGGCCAACATCATCTCCGTTTCTCAGAACGACGCCGCGGGCTACTGCGAGTGCCCGAACTGTAAGGCGCTGGCTGAGAAGGAAGGGTCCCATGCGGGGAGCCTGCTGCATTTCGTGAATTACGTCGCGCGGGAGGTCGGCAAGGAGCACCCCAAGGTGGCGATTGACACCCTCGCCTACCAGTACACGCGCAAGCCGCCGAAGTACGTGCGCCCGGAGCCCAATGTCATCGTGCGATTGTGCAGCATCGAGTGCAACTTCGCGCAACCCCTCACCCACCCGAGCAACCGTACGTTCTTCCGCGACCTGGTGGGATGGAGCAAAGTGTCGCAGCGGCTCTACGTCTGGGACTACGTCACGAACTTCGCGAACTACATGTGGCCGCAGCCCAACGTGTACGTCCTCGGGCCGAACGTGCGGACGTTCGTCAACCACGGGGTGCGCGGCATCTTCGAGCAGGGGTCATACACGACGCTCGGCGGCGACATGGCGCTGCTCAAGGCGTGGGTGCTGGCGAAGCTGCTGTGGAATCCGGAGCGGGATGACCGCGCGCTCATCCGCGAGTTCCTGAACGGCTACTACGGCGCGGCCGGGCCGCACGTGGGCAAGTACCTTGACCTGGTGCACCGGGATGCCGTGGATAACGACCTCTACCTCGGCTGCTTCGTGAGCAGCAATTCGCCTTTCCCGAGCATGAAGACAACGAAGGCCGTGCAAGAGGCGTTCGACAAGGCGCTTGCCGCGGTGGCGGGGCAGCCGGAGATGGAGCAGCGGGTGCGGCTGGCGCGCCTCCCGCTGACGTACGTGCAGCTCTGCCGGGGACCGGAGGGGACCGGCGTCGAGGCCTATGAGGCGCTGATCGAGGATTTCGAGGCGGTAGTGCAGCAGGAGAACATCGCGCGCGTGAGCGAGGGCGGCGCGGTGGCACCCAAGATGGCGGAGTTTCGGGAGAACCTGCGGGTGTGGCAGGAGCTGCCCAAGATCGCTCCTGGAGAGGCCACGGTGTGGCCGCTGCCCAATACCTGGAAGTTCGCCACGGACCCGAAGGAGCGCGGCGAGGCGGGGGGGTGGTTCAGGGAAGGATTTGACGACGGCAAGTGGGCGGAGGTGCGCTCCGACCGCAACTGCGGCTGGGAGGTGCAGGGCTTCCCTAACTACACCGGCGTCGGGTGGTACCGGCAGGCGGTCACCGTGCCGGCGGATCTCGCGGACTTCAAGCACCTCTACCTCTTCTTCGGGTCGGTGGATGAGGATGCGTGGGTGTATCTCAACGGGCGGCTCGCCTTCGAGCATACCTGCGACAGCACCGGGCTGCGCCCGGAGGTGATCTGGATCACGCCGTTTGCGTTCGACCCGCGGCCGGGCGTGAAGCTGGGCGCCGCTAACACAGTCGCGGTCAAGGTGCTCAACCGCCTGGGCATGGGCGGGGTGTACCAGCCGGTCTATCTGATAGGCGCGAACCGGGAGCTGGACATCCGGCTGCTCGAAGGTCTCGTAGCGCGCGAGACGGGGGAATAG
- a CDS encoding histidine phosphatase family protein — translation MNETTLILVRHGQTDWNLQHRFQGQCDVPLNDHGRAQVAAAARRLAGVRPVALYCSDLVRCRETAEILGSVLGVAPTIAPELRERSFGQVEGLTREEAVARFPESWAQWSSNRDTWIPPGGESAGEAWGRVLGFTEKLWQRHEGETVVIAGHGGPIKAIISRALGAPMSARFAFAVSNGGITTITRNAGGPTVAMLNETCHLGEPPGRVEAD, via the coding sequence TTGAACGAAACGACGCTCATCCTCGTGCGCCACGGGCAGACCGATTGGAACCTGCAGCACCGCTTCCAAGGCCAGTGTGACGTGCCGCTCAACGACCACGGCCGCGCCCAGGTCGCCGCCGCCGCGCGGCGCCTCGCCGGCGTGCGCCCGGTCGCGCTGTACTGCAGCGATCTCGTCCGCTGCCGCGAGACCGCTGAGATACTCGGCAGCGTGCTCGGTGTCGCACCCACCATCGCCCCCGAGCTGCGCGAGCGCAGCTTCGGCCAGGTCGAGGGTCTGACGCGCGAGGAAGCCGTCGCGCGCTTCCCGGAATCGTGGGCGCAGTGGAGCAGCAACCGCGATACGTGGATTCCTCCCGGCGGCGAATCGGCAGGCGAAGCATGGGGGCGCGTGCTCGGCTTCACCGAGAAGCTGTGGCAGCGCCACGAGGGCGAGACGGTCGTCATCGCCGGCCACGGCGGCCCGATCAAGGCCATCATCAGCCGCGCGCTCGGCGCCCCGATGAGCGCGCGCTTCGCGTTCGCCGTCAGCAACGGCGGCATCACAACCATCACGCGCAATGCGGGCGGCCCCACCGTCGCAATGCTCAACGAGACGTGCCACCTCGGCGAGCCGCCCGGCCGGGTTGAGGCGGACTGA
- a CDS encoding DUF2961 domain-containing protein translates to WGRNAGMNCYFPMPFATGALITVENQSDKPVRSFYYYIDHELYDAPDDNQGRFHACYSQEHPCEKVEFPSGKPEVNLTGKDNYVILDAKGRGHYVGCVLSVDNFNAYHQNHTWYGEGDDMIFVDGEKWPPSLHGTGTEDYFCEAWGFPSGEYSGPYTGVSLGKDVVGWSGKWSLYRFHIEDPVHFRKSIRVTIEHGHANDQGNDYSSVAYWYQVEPHKAFQPLPAAEDRAPRR, encoded by the coding sequence GTTGGGGCCGCAACGCCGGGATGAACTGCTACTTCCCGATGCCGTTCGCCACGGGCGCGCTCATCACCGTCGAGAACCAGTCAGACAAGCCCGTCCGCTCGTTCTACTACTACATTGACCACGAGCTGTACGACGCGCCGGACGACAACCAGGGCCGCTTCCACGCGTGCTACAGTCAGGAGCACCCCTGCGAGAAAGTCGAGTTCCCATCGGGGAAACCGGAGGTCAACCTTACCGGCAAGGACAACTACGTCATTCTCGACGCGAAGGGACGGGGGCATTACGTCGGCTGCGTGCTGAGCGTGGACAACTTCAACGCGTACCATCAGAACCACACCTGGTACGGCGAAGGCGACGACATGATCTTCGTTGACGGCGAGAAGTGGCCGCCGTCGCTCCACGGCACCGGCACGGAGGATTACTTCTGCGAGGCGTGGGGCTTCCCGAGCGGCGAGTACTCCGGCCCGTACACCGGCGTGTCGCTGGGCAAGGATGTCGTCGGCTGGTCGGGCAAGTGGAGCTTATACCGGTTCCACATCGAGGATCCGGTGCACTTCCGGAAATCAATCCGCGTGACCATCGAGCACGGGCACGCGAACGACCAGGGTAACGATTACTCCAGTGTCGCCTACTGGTACCAGGTCGAGCCGCACAAGGCGTTCCAGCCGCTGCCGGCGGCCGAGGATCGCGCTCCGCGAAGATAG